GGCGTCGCTCAGCTCCACGTTGCGGCGGCTCATCGCCTTCTCCGCGACCTGCAGGAACTTGTCCGCCCGATACGCCGTGAGGTCCTCGCCGGTTCCCCAGCTGAACGGGGGGACGTACTTGGGCGGCATCGCCGCGCCGAAAAGGTTGCTCCCCGCGCCGACCACCGTGCCCGTGTTCAGCAGCAGTCCGATCCCCGTCTTCACGTGGTCGCCCAGGAAGCAGCCGACCTTGATCTCCCCCGTGTCCGCGTCGCCCTCGGGCGTCCACAGGCGCACGGTGGAGTAGTTGTTCTTCAGGTCGCTGTTCGTCGTCTCGGCCCCCAGGTTCACCCAGGCGCCCAGGTAGGCGTGGCCGATGTGCCCGTCGTGCGCCTTGTTCACCCATCCCAGGCACACGCTCTCCGCGAACTCGCCGCGGATGCGGCAGACGGGGCCGATGCTGGACTGCTCGATCGTCCCTCCCAGCACGATGGAGCCGCGCCCCACGTAGACGGGGCCGGCGATGCGGGTGAACGCCTTCACGTGCGAGCGGTCGTCCAGCCACACCGGCCCGCCCGAGGTGTCGAACACCACGCCGGGCTCGATGACCACGCCGTCGCCCACCACCACCGGCTGCGAGCCCAGGACGTAGACGCCCGGCGGCAGCTCCGGCGTGGCCGCGCCCGGGAAGAGCCCCTCCACGTCCTCCGCGATCTGCGCGGGGCCGAGCGAC
This DNA window, taken from Longimicrobium sp., encodes the following:
- a CDS encoding putative sugar nucleotidyl transferase, with amino-acid sequence LPHPPTSALPHFFSMPPLSLILFDDEVSARWDPFALTRPGGELVFGTMTQRARAERVFAARCVAHLGAEHLRGFEEAGAPPVLGYAGAPAEGDRLFISARAVPAWGSGELWRERRGGAGALLVGDEVVGWYAPDGTPSPDADFFVCPGRVVDRTGAVVLPGKTLGHVWELMSLGPAQIAEDVEGLFPGAATPELPPGVYVLGSQPVVVGDGVVIEPGVVFDTSGGPVWLDDRSHVKAFTRIAGPVYVGRGSIVLGGTIEQSSIGPVCRIRGEFAESVCLGWVNKAHDGHIGHAYLGAWVNLGAETTNSDLKNNYSTVRLWTPEGDADTGEIKVGCFLGDHVKTGIGLLLNTGTVVGAGSNLFGAAMPPKYVPPFSWGTGEDLTAYRADKFLQVAEKAMSRRNVELSDAARGQFERAWQRARGDEGKC